One genomic window of Planctomycetia bacterium includes the following:
- a CDS encoding ABC transporter permease: MNDVVKSSAHSSSSWRKGLSRLAGHLGPLAALAVVVLSFAVVDYVRSGSDSKFITIDNARFIATQSVVVGMAALGMLLIIIAGGIDLSAGTALGLCAVVLATVLRDGHGIVVALIAALGVGAGTGFVNGVLITSLRVVPFIVTLGTMSVYLGVAKLIGDEMTVRPNFALIPDWLKSLVSLPDREWLIPSVLPNFVPGVWLFLASAAVLSVVLHRTVFGRYVFAVGSNEATARLCGVNVTAVKVAVYTLAGLFVGIAGVLQFARLKIGNPTSGRGLELQIIAAVVVGGASLSGGRGTVLGTIAGTVLMVVIATGGSIMGFRDSMQDIALGTIINAAAAVDQFRLRRLAGSA; encoded by the coding sequence ATGAACGACGTCGTGAAAAGTTCCGCCCATTCCTCCAGCTCGTGGCGCAAAGGGCTCAGCCGCCTCGCCGGCCACCTGGGGCCGTTGGCTGCGCTCGCAGTCGTCGTACTTTCGTTCGCCGTGGTCGACTATGTTCGCTCCGGTTCGGACTCGAAATTCATCACCATCGACAACGCCCGCTTCATCGCCACGCAGTCGGTCGTCGTCGGCATGGCGGCTCTCGGGATGCTGCTGATTATCATCGCCGGCGGCATCGACCTCTCGGCCGGCACCGCTCTCGGGCTCTGCGCCGTGGTGCTGGCGACCGTCTTGCGCGACGGCCACGGCATCGTCGTCGCTCTGATTGCCGCATTGGGCGTCGGCGCCGGAACGGGCTTCGTCAACGGCGTGCTCATCACCTCGCTCCGTGTAGTGCCGTTCATCGTCACCCTCGGCACGATGAGCGTATACCTCGGCGTGGCGAAGCTGATCGGCGACGAAATGACGGTGCGGCCGAACTTTGCGCTCATACCGGACTGGCTCAAGAGCCTCGTCAGCCTGCCCGATCGAGAGTGGCTGATTCCATCCGTGTTGCCCAACTTCGTGCCGGGGGTGTGGTTGTTTCTCGCCTCGGCGGCCGTTCTTTCCGTGGTGTTGCATCGCACGGTCTTCGGCCGCTATGTGTTCGCCGTCGGGTCGAACGAAGCGACGGCCCGCCTTTGCGGCGTGAACGTCACGGCCGTGAAAGTGGCCGTGTATACGCTGGCGGGGCTCTTCGTCGGCATCGCCGGAGTGCTGCAATTCGCGCGGTTGAAAATCGGCAACCCCACGTCAGGCCGCGGCCTTGAGTTGCAGATCATCGCCGCGGTGGTCGTCGGCGGCGCCAGCTTGAGCGGTGGCCGAGGCACGGTGCTCGGCACGATCGCCGGAACCGTGCTGATGGTCGTCATCGCAACGGGCGGCTCGATCATGGGCTTCCGCGATTCGATGCAAGACATCGCGCTCGGTACGATCATCAACGCCGCCGCCGCGGTCGATCAATTTCGTCTTCGCCGATTGGCAGGTTCCGCATGA
- a CDS encoding aspartate aminotransferase family protein, translating to MTLRPRYHTLLEALRRQFPQPVSDPVHDAYFVFTILRALDQVDALKSQTPLLGKGDTPTYAAPDYAAAVEAKLSRNGTSLEAVIPQLVKQLEGMFVWGHPQSQVNVITHPSIAAIIGVLLASTYNPNLCSDESGRGFSEAEVRASSMAADLIGYDPRAAGGVFTFGGTGCLLYGMKVGLEKAVPDAMQRGIREPVIVLASEQCHYAVLNAAGWLGIGQESVVRVASHLDNSVDIPLLREAARSALKAGKRVACIVATMGSTDAFGIDDLRSIHALRDELCKEFALDYVPHIHADAVIGWAWSVFNDYDFTANALGFRGRTVRALAQAHHRLRHLKLADSVGIDFHKTGYAPYISSLFLLRTATDFGTIARDRASMPYLYQSGVHHPGMYTLETSRSGTGPMAALANLLMLGREGYRTLLGHVVEMAEVLREGLESHPDLTVLNGDNVGPVTLFRVYPPGVDTFTIKERERTDPDFRPMLEEYNRLNRRVFERVHTEALAGRGVVISMTDCYRRTDYGAPIAALKSYVLSPFTDAERMASIIDHVLAARDELLK from the coding sequence ATGACGCTTAGGCCTCGCTACCACACGTTGCTCGAAGCGCTGCGCCGGCAGTTTCCGCAACCGGTTTCCGATCCGGTTCACGATGCTTATTTCGTGTTCACGATCCTCCGCGCGCTCGACCAAGTCGACGCGCTGAAGTCGCAAACTCCGTTGCTCGGCAAAGGAGATACGCCGACCTATGCCGCGCCCGATTACGCCGCCGCGGTCGAAGCGAAACTCTCGCGGAACGGCACTTCGCTGGAAGCGGTCATCCCGCAACTCGTGAAGCAGTTGGAAGGAATGTTCGTCTGGGGGCATCCGCAGAGCCAAGTGAACGTGATCACGCATCCTTCGATCGCGGCGATCATCGGCGTGCTCCTGGCGTCGACATACAACCCCAACTTATGCAGCGACGAAAGCGGACGAGGGTTCAGCGAAGCCGAAGTCCGCGCTTCGTCTATGGCGGCCGATCTGATCGGCTACGACCCGCGCGCGGCCGGCGGCGTGTTCACTTTCGGCGGCACCGGCTGCCTGCTGTACGGCATGAAGGTCGGCCTAGAGAAAGCCGTGCCCGACGCGATGCAGCGCGGCATTCGCGAGCCGGTCATCGTGCTTGCGTCGGAGCAATGCCACTATGCCGTGCTCAACGCGGCCGGCTGGCTCGGCATCGGGCAGGAATCGGTCGTGCGCGTGGCGTCGCATCTCGACAACTCGGTCGACATTCCGCTGCTGCGCGAGGCCGCGCGCAGCGCGCTGAAGGCCGGGAAACGGGTCGCCTGCATCGTCGCAACGATGGGCTCGACCGACGCCTTCGGCATCGACGATCTCCGCTCGATTCACGCCCTGCGCGACGAGCTTTGCAAGGAATTCGCGCTCGACTACGTTCCGCACATCCACGCCGACGCCGTGATCGGCTGGGCTTGGAGCGTGTTCAACGACTACGACTTCACCGCCAATGCGCTCGGCTTTCGCGGCCGTACGGTGCGCGCTTTGGCGCAGGCCCATCATCGGCTCCGGCATTTAAAGCTGGCCGATTCCGTCGGCATCGACTTCCACAAGACGGGCTACGCCCCTTACATCTCTTCGCTGTTTCTCCTTCGCACGGCAACCGACTTCGGCACCATTGCCCGCGATCGCGCTTCGATGCCCTATCTCTATCAATCGGGCGTACATCATCCGGGCATGTACACGTTGGAGACCAGCCGCAGCGGCACCGGCCCGATGGCGGCGCTCGCCAACTTGCTGATGCTCGGGCGCGAGGGCTATCGAACGCTCCTGGGCCACGTCGTCGAGATGGCCGAAGTCTTGCGCGAGGGTTTGGAATCGCACCCGGATCTCACGGTGCTCAACGGCGACAACGTCGGGCCCGTCACGTTGTTTCGGGTCTATCCGCCCGGGGTCGATACGTTCACGATCAAAGAGCGCGAACGAACCGATCCCGACTTCCGGCCGATGCTCGAAGAATACAACCGGCTCAATCGCCGCGTGTTCGAGCGCGTGCATACGGAAGCGCTCGCCGGGCGCGGCGTTGTGATTTCGATGACCGATTGCTACCGCCGCACCGACTACGGCGCCCCGATCGCAGCGTTGAAGTCGTACGTATTGTCGCCGTTTACCGACGCCGAGCGCATGGCCTCGATCATCGATCACGTCCTCGCAGCGCGCGACGAGTTGCTAAAGTAG